From Klebsiella electrica, the proteins below share one genomic window:
- the entD gene encoding enterobactin synthase subunit EntD, whose protein sequence is MQTTHSTFLFAGHRLHQIDFDPGTFAPHDILWLPHHQQLANCARKRQMEHLAGRIAAACALKAAGVKGVPGIGDQRQPLWPAPWSGSISHCGTRALAVVADRPVGIDIENVFTPALAAELESSIIRPPERAVLMASGLPFALALTLAFSAKESGFKALPLAQQPGTGFMDFRITDIQGEVATLRFAQQVFRVHWLLDEPYVITLCQTQHR, encoded by the coding sequence ATGCAAACGACACACTCCACGTTTCTTTTTGCCGGCCATCGCCTGCATCAGATTGATTTCGACCCCGGCACCTTTGCGCCTCACGATATCCTGTGGCTTCCCCACCATCAGCAGCTGGCAAATTGCGCGAGAAAACGACAGATGGAACACCTTGCCGGACGTATCGCGGCGGCCTGCGCCCTGAAAGCGGCGGGCGTGAAAGGCGTTCCCGGAATCGGCGACCAGCGGCAGCCGCTGTGGCCTGCCCCGTGGTCTGGCAGCATCAGCCACTGCGGCACCCGCGCGCTGGCCGTCGTCGCCGACCGACCGGTCGGGATCGACATCGAAAACGTCTTTACCCCCGCGCTGGCGGCGGAGCTGGAGAGCAGTATTATTCGTCCGCCGGAACGCGCGGTGCTGATGGCCAGCGGACTGCCCTTTGCACTGGCCCTGACGCTGGCTTTTTCGGCGAAAGAGAGCGGATTTAAAGCCCTGCCTCTCGCACAGCAGCCAGGAACAGGGTTTATGGACTTTCGGATAACCGACATTCAGGGCGAGGTCGCCACGTTGCGGTTTGCGCAGCAGGTGTTCCGGGTACATTGGCTGCTGGATGAGCCCTACGTCATCACGCTTTGCCAGACGCAACACCGGTAA
- a CDS encoding GNAT family N-acetyltransferase: MPEINQFGQVVNDVVADWQGARVLKRTPLNGRFCRLEPLDVQRHAAALFAAYALGDESDWTWLASSCPTSVEATAHWVAGKVNDDALVPFAVIDLQTERAVGLVSYMAIDRAMGTVEIGHVTWSRQMKNTPLGTEAVWLLLKNAFGQGYRRLEWKCDSMNIASRRAAERLGFTWEGCLRQKMVRKGRTRDSDQLSIIDSEWSERDAALRAWLAVENFDGEGRQVKRLEDLRS; this comes from the coding sequence ATGCCGGAAATCAATCAATTTGGTCAGGTGGTGAATGATGTTGTCGCAGACTGGCAGGGGGCCAGAGTCCTGAAACGCACGCCGTTAAACGGGCGCTTTTGTCGGCTTGAACCGCTAGACGTTCAGCGCCATGCCGCCGCTCTGTTTGCCGCCTACGCGTTGGGGGATGAGAGCGACTGGACATGGCTGGCCAGCTCCTGCCCGACGAGCGTCGAAGCCACGGCCCACTGGGTGGCAGGTAAAGTCAACGATGACGCGCTGGTGCCGTTTGCGGTTATCGATCTGCAGACCGAGCGGGCGGTCGGGCTGGTCAGCTATATGGCCATCGATCGGGCAATGGGGACCGTTGAAATCGGCCATGTGACCTGGTCGCGGCAGATGAAGAATACGCCGCTGGGCACGGAAGCGGTGTGGCTGTTGTTGAAAAACGCCTTCGGGCAGGGCTATCGCCGGCTGGAGTGGAAATGTGATTCGATGAATATCGCTTCACGACGAGCGGCGGAGCGTCTGGGCTTTACCTGGGAGGGCTGTCTGCGGCAAAAAATGGTGCGTAAAGGGCGCACCCGTGACAGCGATCAGCTGTCGATAATTGATAGTGAATGGTCGGAGCGGGATGCGGCGCTGCGCGCATGGCTGGCGGTGGAGAATTTTGATGGTGAAGGGAGACAGGTGAAGCGACTGGAGGATTTGCGCTCATAG
- a CDS encoding TonB-dependent siderophore receptor, translated as MHNKIKSLALLVNLGIYGVAFPLCAEETPESKKTAAEETMVVTAAEQNLQAPGVSTITAEEIRKRPPARDVSEIIRTMPGVNLTGNSTSGQRGNNRQIDIRGMGPENTLILIDGKPVTSRNSIRLGWRGERDTRGDSNWVPPELIERIEVIRGPAAVRYGNGAAGGVVNIITKKGDNQWHGSWNTYMNAPEHKDEGATKRTNFSLNGPLGGDFSFRLSGNLDKTQADAWDINQGHQSERTGIYTDTLPAGREGVENKNINGVVRWDFAPMNSLEFETGYSRQGNLYAGDTQNTNTNDLVKKNYGKETNRLYRQTYSVTWNGGWDNGITTSNWAQYEHTRNSRKGEGLAGGTEGIFSSNQFSDIDLSDVMLHSEISVPFDLWVNQNLTLGTEWNQQRMKDLASNTQTFMGGDIPGSTSTGRSPYSQAEIFSLFAEDNIELTDSTMLTPALRFDHHSIVGNNWSPSLNLSQGIGDDFTLKMGIGRAYKAPSLYQTNPNYILYSKGQGCYASATGTGCYMMGNDDLKAETSTNKEIGLEFKRDGWLAGVTWFRNDYRNKIEAGYAPISQTGKGKVKTDIYQWENVPKAVVEGLEGTLNVPVSDTVNWTNNITWMLQSKNKETGDRLSIIPQYTLNSTLSWQIYQDVSVQSTFTWYGKQEPKKYNYKGQPVTGSEKNEVSPYSILGLSATWDVTKYVSLTGGVDNVFDKRHWRAGNAQTTGGDTGYMYGAGAETYNESGRTWYMSVNTQF; from the coding sequence ATGCATAACAAGATCAAATCCCTGGCCTTGCTGGTCAATCTGGGAATTTATGGGGTTGCCTTCCCGCTGTGCGCGGAAGAGACCCCCGAGAGTAAAAAAACGGCCGCTGAAGAGACGATGGTGGTCACCGCCGCCGAACAAAACCTGCAGGCGCCGGGCGTATCGACGATCACCGCCGAGGAAATTCGTAAACGTCCCCCCGCTCGCGATGTCTCCGAAATTATCCGCACCATGCCGGGCGTTAACCTGACCGGCAACTCCACCAGCGGCCAGCGCGGCAACAACCGTCAGATTGATATCCGCGGCATGGGCCCGGAAAATACCCTGATCCTGATTGATGGCAAGCCGGTCACCAGCCGTAACTCCATCCGCCTCGGCTGGCGAGGCGAGCGCGATACCCGCGGCGATAGCAACTGGGTTCCACCGGAGCTGATTGAGCGCATTGAAGTCATTCGCGGACCGGCGGCGGTACGCTACGGCAACGGCGCCGCGGGCGGCGTGGTCAATATCATCACCAAAAAAGGTGATAACCAATGGCACGGTTCATGGAACACCTACATGAACGCCCCGGAGCACAAAGATGAAGGCGCCACCAAACGCACCAACTTCAGCCTGAACGGCCCGCTGGGCGGCGACTTCAGCTTCCGCCTGTCAGGGAATCTCGATAAAACTCAGGCCGATGCCTGGGATATCAACCAGGGCCACCAGTCAGAACGTACCGGGATTTACACCGATACACTGCCTGCCGGCCGCGAAGGGGTGGAGAACAAGAATATCAACGGCGTCGTGCGCTGGGACTTTGCGCCGATGAACTCGCTGGAGTTTGAAACGGGCTACAGCCGCCAGGGCAACCTGTATGCCGGGGATACGCAGAACACCAACACTAACGACCTGGTGAAGAAAAACTACGGCAAAGAGACCAACCGTCTCTATCGTCAGACTTACTCGGTGACCTGGAACGGCGGCTGGGATAACGGCATCACCACCAGCAACTGGGCGCAGTACGAGCACACCCGTAACTCGCGTAAAGGCGAAGGTCTGGCCGGGGGCACGGAAGGGATTTTCAGCAGCAATCAGTTCTCTGATATCGACCTGTCCGACGTGATGTTGCACAGTGAAATCAGCGTTCCGTTCGACCTGTGGGTCAATCAGAACCTGACCCTGGGTACCGAGTGGAACCAGCAGCGGATGAAGGATCTGGCCTCCAACACCCAGACCTTTATGGGCGGCGACATTCCAGGTTCAACCAGCACCGGCCGCAGTCCGTATTCGCAGGCGGAGATCTTCTCGCTATTTGCCGAAGACAACATTGAGCTAACCGACTCCACCATGCTGACCCCGGCGCTGCGCTTTGACCACCACAGCATTGTGGGCAATAACTGGAGCCCATCGCTGAACCTGTCTCAGGGGATCGGGGATGACTTCACCCTGAAAATGGGCATCGGCCGCGCCTATAAAGCGCCGAGCCTGTACCAGACCAATCCAAACTACATTCTGTACAGTAAAGGCCAAGGCTGTTACGCCAGCGCAACCGGCACCGGTTGCTATATGATGGGTAACGACGACCTGAAAGCGGAAACCAGCACCAACAAAGAGATCGGCCTTGAGTTTAAACGCGACGGCTGGCTGGCCGGGGTAACCTGGTTCCGTAACGACTACCGCAACAAGATTGAAGCTGGCTACGCGCCAATCTCCCAGACCGGTAAGGGTAAAGTGAAAACCGATATTTACCAGTGGGAAAACGTACCGAAAGCGGTGGTCGAAGGCCTGGAAGGAACATTGAACGTCCCGGTTAGCGACACCGTTAACTGGACCAACAACATCACCTGGATGTTGCAGAGTAAGAACAAAGAGACCGGCGACCGCCTGTCGATTATTCCGCAATATACGCTGAACTCGACCCTGAGCTGGCAGATATACCAGGATGTTTCCGTGCAGTCGACCTTCACCTGGTACGGCAAGCAGGAACCGAAGAAGTATAACTACAAAGGTCAGCCGGTCACCGGCAGTGAGAAGAACGAGGTGAGCCCGTACAGCATCCTCGGTCTGAGCGCGACCTGGGACGTCACCAAATATGTCAGCCTGACCGGCGGCGTGGATAACGTCTTCGATAAGCGCCACTGGCGTGCGGGTAATGCCCAGACCACCGGCGGCGATACCGGTTATATGTACGGCGCGGGCGCCGAAACCTATAACGAATCGGGCCGGACCTGGTATATGAGCGTCAACACGCAGTTCTGA
- a CDS encoding ABC transporter ATP-binding protein: MAVVNLDALQVIFAEKTAVSAASFRVEAGETFSLIGASGCGKSTILRVLAGLQREWRGDVQLFGKAIAPGVRFQGELRRNVQMVFQDPYASLHPNHTLWRTLAEPLKIHGLDAIQQRVATALQHVGLPADAARRYPHQLSGGQRQRVAIARALLLRPQILLLDEPTSALDMSVQAEILNLLNRLKQEHGMTYLLVSHDADVIAHMSDRAAFMAEGVIQRFFDREALMQGEHRMT; encoded by the coding sequence ATGGCAGTCGTTAATCTCGACGCATTGCAGGTCATTTTTGCGGAAAAAACGGCGGTGTCCGCTGCCAGCTTCCGCGTTGAGGCCGGGGAAACGTTTAGCCTGATCGGCGCCTCCGGCTGCGGAAAATCGACGATTCTGCGGGTTCTCGCCGGGCTACAGCGCGAGTGGCGCGGCGACGTTCAGCTGTTCGGCAAAGCGATAGCCCCCGGGGTGCGTTTTCAGGGCGAGTTGCGCCGCAATGTGCAGATGGTGTTTCAGGATCCCTATGCCTCTCTGCACCCCAACCATACGCTGTGGCGAACCCTGGCTGAACCGCTGAAAATCCACGGTCTCGACGCTATCCAGCAGCGGGTCGCTACCGCGCTACAACATGTGGGGCTCCCCGCCGACGCCGCGCGTCGTTATCCGCATCAGCTTTCCGGCGGCCAGCGCCAGCGCGTGGCTATCGCGCGGGCGCTGCTGCTGCGCCCGCAGATCCTGCTGTTAGATGAGCCCACCTCGGCGCTGGATATGTCGGTGCAGGCGGAAATTCTCAATCTGCTGAACCGGCTGAAGCAGGAGCACGGCATGACCTATCTGCTGGTCAGCCATGATGCCGATGTGATTGCGCATATGTCAGATCGGGCGGCATTTATGGCCGAAGGGGTCATTCAGCGCTTCTTTGACCGCGAGGCGCTGATGCAGGGCGAACACCGGATGACGTAA
- a CDS encoding ABC transporter ATP-binding protein: protein MTDTRLTVQGLSIDYPSARVVNNLSFTLGNERLALVGESGSGKSMTARALMGLVRRPGVVSAETLNVLGHDLLTLNARRWRALRGNDIAMVLQDPRYALNPVQTIQAQLEEALTLHQRLSRRMRLEVVKAAVAAVGLDLPVLSRYPGELSGGMGQRVMIAIALLNNPKVLIADEPTSALDSRLRNQILELQVEQCEQRQMAMLLISHDLPLVAEHCHRVLVMYQGAQVDEMPARELPQATHPYTRTLWTCRPDASTYGQMLPTLDRTQDFTEAAHGSR from the coding sequence ATGACTGATACCCGACTCACCGTTCAGGGGCTATCCATCGACTATCCCTCTGCCCGGGTGGTGAATAACCTCAGCTTTACGCTCGGCAACGAGCGGCTGGCGCTGGTGGGCGAATCCGGTTCCGGCAAATCGATGACCGCCCGCGCGCTGATGGGGCTGGTGCGTCGCCCGGGCGTGGTCAGCGCAGAAACGCTGAACGTGCTGGGGCACGATCTTCTGACCCTCAACGCTCGCCGCTGGCGTGCGCTGCGCGGCAACGATATCGCCATGGTCTTGCAGGATCCGCGCTATGCGCTGAATCCGGTGCAGACCATTCAGGCACAGCTGGAAGAGGCCTTAACGCTGCATCAGCGCCTGAGCCGCCGCATGCGGCTGGAGGTGGTGAAAGCTGCCGTTGCCGCCGTCGGCCTCGATTTACCCGTACTCAGCCGCTACCCCGGCGAACTCTCCGGCGGAATGGGACAACGGGTGATGATCGCCATCGCGCTGTTGAACAACCCGAAAGTGCTGATTGCCGACGAACCGACCTCGGCGCTCGATTCCCGCCTGCGCAATCAGATCCTTGAACTGCAGGTGGAACAGTGCGAGCAGCGGCAAATGGCAATGTTGCTGATTAGCCACGATCTGCCGCTGGTGGCGGAGCATTGCCACCGGGTGCTGGTGATGTATCAGGGCGCACAGGTCGATGAGATGCCCGCCCGCGAGCTGCCTCAGGCGACGCATCCCTACACCCGTACGCTGTGGACCTGTCGTCCCGATGCGAGCACCTACGGCCAGATGCTGCCCACTCTCGACAGAACGCAGGACTTTACGGAGGCGGCGCATGGCAGTCGTTAA
- a CDS encoding ABC transporter permease: protein MPHFSRRVLQGLLTLLLTLFGLLLVTFALSAFSPVDRVLQIVGDHASQSTYDQVRHQLGLDRPLPVQFWHYLVNLAHGDLGTASSTGQPVLHDLLATFPATLELATLALIVGALFGVIAGVLCARYAGSPWDLAVRTLTLIGNSVPIFWLGLLMLALFYAKLQWTPGPGRLDDIYQYTVEPRTGFVLIDTWLSGDKEAFKNAIGHLLLPVLLLGYYSLASITRLTRSACLSEMNKEYILLARAKGASEMTILLRHVLPNIRGTLLTVIALAWTSMLEGAVLTETVFSWPGIGRYLTTALFAGDTTAIMGGTLLIGASFVFINNLTDLLVRLTDPRVR from the coding sequence ATGCCACATTTTTCCAGGCGCGTGCTACAGGGGCTGCTTACCCTGCTCCTCACGCTCTTCGGGCTGTTGCTCGTCACATTCGCCCTCTCCGCGTTTTCACCTGTCGATCGGGTGCTGCAAATCGTCGGCGATCATGCCAGCCAGTCGACCTACGATCAGGTTCGCCACCAGCTCGGGCTCGATCGCCCGCTGCCGGTACAGTTCTGGCACTATCTGGTTAATCTGGCCCACGGCGACCTCGGCACCGCCAGCTCCACCGGCCAGCCGGTACTGCACGACCTGCTCGCCACCTTTCCCGCCACCCTCGAACTGGCCACCCTGGCGCTGATCGTCGGGGCGCTGTTCGGGGTGATTGCCGGCGTGCTGTGCGCCCGTTACGCCGGTTCCCCGTGGGATCTGGCGGTCCGTACCTTGACCTTGATTGGCAACTCGGTTCCCATTTTCTGGCTCGGGCTGCTGATGCTGGCGCTGTTCTACGCCAAATTGCAGTGGACGCCGGGGCCCGGCCGACTGGACGATATCTATCAATATACCGTAGAACCGCGGACCGGCTTCGTGCTGATTGATACCTGGCTCTCCGGCGATAAAGAGGCGTTCAAAAACGCCATTGGCCATCTGCTGCTGCCGGTGCTGCTGCTGGGATACTATTCGCTGGCCAGCATCACCCGCCTGACGCGTTCCGCCTGCCTCAGCGAGATGAACAAAGAGTACATCCTGCTGGCGCGCGCCAAAGGGGCCAGTGAAATGACGATTCTGCTGCGTCACGTGCTCCCCAACATTCGCGGCACTCTGCTGACGGTGATCGCTCTGGCCTGGACCTCGATGCTGGAAGGCGCGGTGCTGACGGAAACCGTCTTCTCGTGGCCGGGGATTGGCCGCTACCTGACTACCGCGCTGTTTGCCGGCGATACCACGGCGATCATGGGCGGTACGCTGCTGATTGGCGCCAGCTTTGTCTTCATTAATAACCTCACCGATCTGCTGGTGCGGTTGACCGACCCGAGGGTGCGCTGA
- a CDS encoding ABC transporter permease yields the protein MPAYLFLRRLRRSPAAFCGLIVIALLLLVALFAPWLAPLDPNWQDAAARLQSPDARHWLGTDSYGRDLLSRLIYGARPALGLVALVTLITLPAGLLVGILSGYYGGWLERILMRFTDVVMSMPRLILAFAFVAMLVPGLVNGALALALTTWPAYARQARSEIQRLRHSDYLAAAEMMGIRGWRLLTGHILPLCLPSAIVRLALDLAGIILAAAGLGFLGLGARPPMAEWGAMIADGMQVIFDQWWIAAAPGAVILIASLAFNLLGDGLRDVLEPQHD from the coding sequence ATGCCGGCTTATCTGTTTTTGCGTCGTCTGCGTCGCTCCCCCGCCGCCTTTTGCGGGCTGATCGTTATCGCGCTGCTCCTGCTGGTGGCGCTGTTCGCGCCGTGGCTGGCGCCGCTCGATCCCAACTGGCAGGATGCCGCGGCTCGTCTGCAAAGCCCCGATGCCCGGCACTGGCTCGGCACCGACAGCTATGGCCGCGACCTGCTCTCTCGCCTGATTTACGGCGCGCGCCCGGCGCTGGGGCTGGTGGCGTTAGTCACTCTGATTACGCTCCCCGCCGGTCTGCTGGTGGGGATTCTTTCCGGCTATTATGGCGGCTGGCTGGAGCGTATTCTGATGCGGTTTACCGACGTGGTGATGTCAATGCCGCGCCTGATCCTCGCCTTTGCCTTTGTCGCCATGCTGGTGCCGGGGTTGGTTAACGGCGCGCTGGCGCTGGCGCTCACCACCTGGCCCGCCTACGCTCGCCAGGCGCGCAGCGAAATTCAGCGCCTGCGCCATAGCGATTATCTGGCTGCGGCGGAGATGATGGGCATTCGCGGCTGGCGGCTGCTGACTGGCCATATTTTGCCGCTGTGTCTGCCCTCCGCCATCGTGCGCCTGGCGCTGGATCTCGCCGGCATTATTCTCGCCGCCGCCGGGCTCGGTTTCCTCGGTCTCGGCGCGCGTCCGCCGATGGCGGAATGGGGGGCGATGATCGCCGACGGAATGCAGGTCATTTTCGATCAGTGGTGGATTGCCGCCGCGCCCGGGGCGGTGATCCTGATAGCCAGCCTGGCCTTTAACCTGCTGGGCGACGGCCTGCGCGATGTTCTGGAGCCGCAACATGACTGA